One genomic segment of Desulfocapsa sulfexigens DSM 10523 includes these proteins:
- a CDS encoding response regulator transcription factor: MRILIVDDEENLVEQIRLALTQQKYTVDTAFDGEEALEKIYVEPYDLILLDIMLPKRDGFGVLFELRDEKNSTPVLMLTAKGAIEDKIKGLDMGADDYLAKPFSMEELLARMRALLRRSNELVSPVLEVNTITLDPAKREVHKDGQLIELTLKEFSILEFLMYNINRAISRVSIAEHVWGDEFDPWTMSNSIDVHIKNLRKKIDDSKGQIIRTVRGVGYIIKDDDK, encoded by the coding sequence ATGAGAATTCTCATTGTTGACGACGAAGAGAACCTGGTTGAACAGATCCGGCTCGCCCTGACCCAGCAGAAATACACCGTTGATACGGCATTTGACGGAGAGGAGGCCCTGGAAAAAATATATGTTGAGCCCTATGACCTTATCTTACTGGATATAATGCTCCCCAAAAGGGACGGCTTTGGAGTACTCTTCGAGCTCCGTGACGAAAAGAACTCCACTCCGGTCCTGATGTTGACGGCCAAAGGAGCGATCGAGGATAAGATCAAAGGGTTGGATATGGGGGCGGATGACTACCTGGCCAAGCCCTTTTCCATGGAAGAACTCCTGGCAAGGATGCGTGCTCTGTTACGACGCAGCAACGAGCTTGTCTCACCAGTCCTGGAGGTTAATACTATCACCCTGGACCCTGCTAAAAGAGAGGTCCATAAGGACGGGCAACTGATTGAACTGACGCTAAAAGAATTCTCAATTCTTGAGTTCTTGATGTACAATATAAACAGGGCGATATCACGCGTAAGCATCGCTGAACATGTCTGGGGAGATGAATTTGATCCCTGGACCATGTCCAATTCTATAGATGTACATATCAAAAATCTACGAAAAAAAATTGATGATTCTAAGGGGCAGATTATTCGTACCGTTCGGGGTGTTGGCTATATAATCAAGGATGACGACAAGTGA
- a CDS encoding phosphoethanolamine transferase: MRVFKGVFGIYSGKKEVSATKLIISTALFFVLFGNIAFFQHVFSIYPISFQNIGFLGSLAVGLTAILTLFLTLITSRYTIKPTLVILLIISSFTAYFMDNYNVVIDDIMIQSILETDLSETSDLASWRVLSYLLLLGVLPSLLVQRVKLVSLPLKKTVLYKARDCVVSILILTVMIFSFSKFYTSFFREHKPLRYYTNPSYYLYSIGKYAADILSPQETGVMPLGKDAQVVKRHGEERNDRKELVILVVGEAVRADHFSLNGYERETNPLLAQEKIVNFSEMYSCGTSTAYSVPCMFSHYNRKDYSPRKGRTNENILDVLNHTDAIDVLWRDNNSDSKGVALRVPYEDYSKPENNSVCSDGECRDEGMLAGLDHYIDQHPGRDILIVLHQMGNHGPAYYKRYPEEFEKFQPVCRTNQLEECTQQEIVNAYDNTLLYTDYFLSKVIGLLKGYDKSHNTAMLYFSDHGESLGEKGLYLHGMPYAVAPEAQTHIGSLMWFGDEIREKIDVEKVKKHKDQRYSHDNLFHTLLGIFEVETGVYNNELDILYNPSFGLDLIGGNIRTMSK; the protein is encoded by the coding sequence ATGCGAGTATTCAAAGGAGTGTTTGGCATCTATTCCGGGAAAAAAGAGGTCAGCGCGACAAAACTTATTATTTCCACGGCCCTGTTTTTTGTGCTCTTCGGCAATATTGCTTTTTTTCAACACGTTTTCAGTATTTACCCGATCTCTTTTCAGAATATTGGCTTTCTTGGCTCCTTGGCTGTAGGTCTCACAGCCATATTGACTCTTTTTCTTACTCTGATAACGTCAAGATATACCATAAAACCTACACTGGTGATTCTGCTGATCATTTCCTCCTTTACTGCCTACTTTATGGATAATTATAATGTGGTCATAGATGACATTATGATCCAGAGTATATTGGAGACGGACTTATCAGAAACATCCGATCTGGCAAGCTGGAGAGTTCTCTCTTATCTCCTCCTCCTTGGTGTGCTCCCCAGCCTGCTTGTTCAACGAGTGAAACTTGTTTCTCTTCCATTGAAAAAAACTGTTCTGTACAAGGCAAGAGATTGTGTTGTTTCCATACTGATATTAACTGTCATGATCTTCAGTTTCAGTAAGTTTTACACCTCATTTTTCAGGGAACATAAACCGCTTCGCTATTATACCAATCCCTCCTATTACCTCTATTCCATAGGAAAATACGCTGCAGACATTCTTAGCCCCCAGGAAACTGGCGTGATGCCATTGGGGAAGGATGCCCAAGTTGTTAAGAGGCATGGTGAAGAACGCAACGACCGTAAAGAACTTGTGATTTTGGTGGTAGGGGAAGCCGTAAGGGCTGATCACTTCTCCTTAAACGGCTATGAAAGAGAGACGAATCCACTGCTGGCACAGGAAAAAATAGTGAATTTCAGTGAAATGTATTCCTGTGGAACATCAACTGCATACTCTGTTCCCTGTATGTTTTCTCATTACAACAGGAAGGACTATTCTCCCAGGAAAGGGAGGACAAATGAAAATATTCTCGATGTGTTGAACCACACAGATGCCATCGATGTTTTATGGAGAGACAATAATTCCGATTCGAAGGGTGTTGCTTTGCGGGTTCCCTATGAAGATTATTCAAAACCTGAAAACAACTCTGTCTGTTCAGATGGTGAGTGCAGAGACGAAGGAATGCTGGCCGGCCTTGATCATTACATAGACCAGCATCCTGGAAGAGACATTTTAATCGTGCTTCATCAAATGGGAAATCATGGGCCAGCCTATTACAAAAGGTATCCGGAAGAATTTGAGAAGTTCCAACCGGTCTGCAGGACAAACCAGCTGGAAGAATGCACGCAGCAGGAAATCGTCAACGCCTATGATAATACACTGTTGTACACAGACTATTTTCTGTCCAAGGTGATTGGGTTATTAAAAGGATATGACAAAAGTCATAATACTGCCATGCTTTATTTTAGTGATCATGGCGAGAGTCTTGGGGAAAAGGGGTTATATTTACACGGTATGCCATATGCTGTTGCGCCGGAAGCTCAGACTCACATTGGTTCTTTAATGTGGTTTGGAGATGAGATTCGGGAGAAGATTGATGTGGAGAAGGTCAAAAAACACAAGGATCAACGATACAGTCATGACAATCTGTTTCACACCCTGCTCGGTATCTTCGAGGTCGAGACGGGGGTGTACAATAACGAGCTGGATATTTTGTATAACCCAAGTTTTGGACTTGATTTGATTGGCGGTAATATCAGGACTATGTCGAAATAA
- a CDS encoding phosphatase PAP2 family protein produces MSTSAINKQTFPFILFLPFLLVALSVAFEYSGLDLWWVSLFFDSDKQLWPYRNHWLFEDILHSGGQLFDKVFALIWLLSFIGINFKKELVQYRKILLYFLLASAAAPALVGIGKNMTHIYSPWDLQVFNGVLPYIRLFDPVPAGAPIGNAFPAGHASGGYCFLSLYFVFLRYRSPYRIYGLVFSLVIGLAFGIAQQVRGAHFPSHDMVTILICWHTSLALYLLFYPDEWRFLSSRCP; encoded by the coding sequence ATGTCCACAAGTGCTATCAACAAACAGACCTTTCCGTTTATACTCTTTCTTCCCTTTCTTCTCGTCGCACTTAGTGTTGCGTTTGAATATAGCGGTCTGGATCTCTGGTGGGTATCCCTGTTTTTTGATTCAGACAAGCAACTCTGGCCTTATCGTAATCATTGGTTATTTGAAGATATTCTCCACTCTGGAGGACAATTGTTTGATAAGGTTTTTGCCCTTATCTGGTTGCTTTCCTTTATTGGTATCAATTTCAAAAAAGAGCTCGTCCAGTATCGAAAGATACTTTTATATTTTCTTCTTGCCAGTGCCGCTGCTCCAGCTCTTGTCGGTATAGGCAAAAACATGACCCATATTTATTCTCCCTGGGATCTGCAGGTATTTAACGGTGTCCTCCCCTATATCAGGTTGTTTGATCCTGTGCCAGCTGGTGCCCCGATCGGGAATGCTTTTCCGGCTGGGCACGCATCCGGTGGCTACTGCTTTCTCAGTTTGTATTTCGTATTTCTCAGATATCGCTCTCCTTACAGGATCTATGGACTCGTGTTTTCTTTGGTCATAGGGCTAGCCTTTGGTATAGCCCAGCAAGTCAGAGGTGCCCATTTCCCAAGTCATGATATGGTGACTATCTTGATCTGCTGGCATACATCCCTTGCTCTTTATCTTCTTTTCTATCCAGACGAATGGCGGTTTCTCTCAAGCCGCTGCCCCTGA
- a CDS encoding c-type heme family protein, producing MKKKQGSNKHKISLSICLNLSIAVVMILVSIFIFMIDKAHMKKQALIEAQEKAKIILDRNLATHTFFAKQLKPAVFKLSDPYRPEDYFEPSWMSSTYAVREIDKYFKLLGSKDFYYKECAINARSPENEADAFERSFLQDLNTDPLLKERTLIREVDGQYYFMILKRGEVMVQSCLRCHTIPENAPKGLSDMYGPERSFGRKVDDVVSAISIKIPLSKAYANADKYSRKTLIVLALSFCFLMVVQFLIFRFFMVEPLSRIRKKAIQIIENDEHLGEEVPVPFTHDLGEMATAFNQMSKKLRRHVDNLEQIVTERTSELNASNEQYKSLFNGMINGFALHEIIFDNNNRPIDYKFLAVNPAFERITGLKAKDVIGGTVLGILPGTEKSWIDKYGKVVLSGDSVCFENYSVELDKYFYISAYRPAKNHFACIFEDITEKKKVEIEREKLVVALQKSLDEIKTLRGIIPICSTCHKIRNDEGFWQQVDQYISEHSKAVFSHGMCMECSDKLYSGQDWYDEGKKDGTIEE from the coding sequence ATGAAAAAGAAACAAGGTAGTAACAAGCATAAAATCAGCCTCAGCATATGTCTTAATCTCAGCATTGCTGTCGTCATGATTCTTGTTTCAATCTTTATTTTCATGATCGACAAAGCACATATGAAGAAACAGGCATTGATAGAAGCCCAGGAAAAGGCAAAAATCATCCTAGATAGAAATCTTGCGACTCATACATTTTTTGCAAAACAACTTAAACCAGCGGTTTTTAAACTTTCTGATCCGTATCGTCCTGAGGATTACTTTGAGCCAAGCTGGATGTCGTCAACCTATGCAGTCCGTGAAATAGATAAATATTTTAAATTATTAGGCTCGAAGGATTTCTATTATAAGGAGTGTGCTATCAATGCGCGTAGTCCTGAAAATGAAGCCGATGCTTTTGAGAGATCTTTTTTACAGGATCTCAACACAGATCCCCTGTTAAAAGAACGTACACTTATTCGCGAGGTAGACGGCCAATATTATTTTATGATTCTTAAACGTGGTGAAGTAATGGTGCAATCCTGTCTTCGTTGCCACACTATTCCTGAAAATGCCCCTAAAGGCTTAAGTGACATGTATGGCCCCGAGCGCAGTTTCGGGCGAAAGGTGGATGACGTTGTATCTGCAATTTCAATCAAGATCCCACTTTCTAAAGCCTATGCGAACGCTGATAAGTACTCTAGGAAAACTTTGATTGTTTTGGCACTTTCCTTCTGTTTCTTGATGGTTGTTCAATTTCTTATTTTTAGATTTTTTATGGTTGAGCCGCTTAGTCGGATAAGGAAGAAAGCAATTCAGATTATTGAAAACGATGAACATTTAGGTGAAGAAGTACCGGTACCATTTACTCATGATTTAGGTGAAATGGCGACTGCTTTTAACCAGATGTCGAAGAAATTACGAAGACACGTTGATAATCTTGAACAGATCGTTACTGAACGTACTTCAGAGCTTAATGCATCTAACGAGCAGTATAAATCGCTCTTTAATGGAATGATTAATGGCTTTGCCCTGCATGAGATTATTTTTGACAATAACAATCGGCCAATTGATTATAAGTTTTTGGCTGTTAACCCGGCATTTGAAAGAATAACAGGTCTGAAAGCAAAAGATGTAATAGGTGGAACTGTGTTGGGAATTCTTCCCGGTACTGAGAAGTCTTGGATTGACAAGTATGGCAAGGTTGTCCTGTCCGGAGATTCAGTTTGTTTCGAAAATTATAGTGTGGAATTGGACAAATATTTTTATATTTCAGCTTATCGGCCAGCAAAAAATCACTTTGCCTGTATTTTTGAGGATATCACTGAAAAAAAGAAGGTAGAAATAGAAAGAGAAAAACTGGTCGTTGCGCTTCAAAAATCACTTGATGAGATTAAAACCTTACGGGGGATTATTCCCATTTGCTCCACATGTCATAAAATAAGAAATGATGAAGGTTTCTGGCAGCAGGTCGATCAATATATTTCTGAACATTCTAAGGCAGTATTCAGCCACGGGATGTGTATGGAATGTTCGGATAAGTTGTATAGCGGACAGGATTGGTATGATGAAGGTAAAAAAGACGGAACAATAGAAGAATGA
- a CDS encoding sensor domain-containing diguanylate cyclase, producing MIDTFVQYINDHEDWLMGRILKYAQQRDYTKYTSTLKEAWRLSISGLSKSLVELIEVRGDDIELGPKEDYTRDPATQFGIIEARRHRERGISLEMFLGLMKYYHQSYQDLIKESQFTTSEKQYFVNLINRFFDRVEISFCTAWASSEQDQLVDELQDRNRQMTNEKNKYLTIFESLSEPVFIVSPDGNIENMNLAASRMFNINSVSGSGYYTDNEEKLVFAEEFPWLAESYAAFVWGKEQKQQGERTLNVNEQYFHISFSRSLDISGKFSEIIVIIADITKRKKLENDLEKLATTDPLTGAKNRRAFLQLFEQELDRSQRYDHKFSLLMLDIDHFKNINDTHGHDSGDKVLKLLVAEIYGILRATDMFGRWGGEEFIILLPESNIHQASTVAERLRGNLSKIEVSTDDGALIKFTVSIGMTVVENNDVLLDGIIKKADQALYLAKDQGRNRVVIL from the coding sequence ATGATAGACACGTTTGTACAATATATAAATGACCATGAAGATTGGCTCATGGGGAGAATTCTGAAGTATGCTCAACAAAGAGATTACACAAAGTATACTTCCACTTTGAAAGAGGCTTGGCGTTTATCCATTTCAGGGTTGTCAAAATCCCTTGTTGAGTTGATTGAAGTAAGAGGAGACGATATTGAGCTGGGTCCCAAAGAAGATTACACCAGAGATCCAGCGACACAGTTTGGCATCATAGAAGCCAGGCGCCACAGGGAGCGAGGGATCAGTCTTGAGATGTTTCTTGGGCTGATGAAATATTACCATCAGTCCTATCAGGATTTAATCAAAGAATCACAGTTTACTACATCAGAAAAACAATATTTTGTCAATTTAATCAACAGGTTCTTTGATCGTGTGGAGATTTCTTTTTGTACAGCCTGGGCTTCTTCAGAACAAGACCAGTTGGTTGATGAGTTACAAGATCGAAACCGGCAGATGACAAACGAAAAGAACAAATATCTCACTATTTTCGAAAGTTTATCCGAGCCTGTTTTTATTGTTTCCCCTGATGGGAATATCGAAAATATGAACCTGGCCGCTTCCAGGATGTTTAATATTAATTCAGTTTCTGGATCAGGATACTATACAGATAATGAGGAAAAGCTAGTATTTGCAGAAGAGTTTCCCTGGTTGGCAGAGAGCTATGCTGCTTTTGTTTGGGGTAAAGAACAAAAGCAGCAGGGGGAAAGGACTCTTAATGTTAACGAACAGTATTTTCATATTTCCTTTTCCAGGTCTTTGGACATATCCGGAAAATTTTCTGAAATAATAGTGATAATTGCCGACATTACCAAGCGAAAAAAGCTGGAAAATGATCTAGAAAAACTCGCGACCACAGATCCATTGACGGGTGCAAAGAATAGGCGGGCATTCCTGCAGCTTTTTGAGCAGGAGCTAGACAGGAGTCAACGATATGATCATAAATTTTCTCTTCTAATGCTGGATATTGACCACTTCAAAAACATTAATGATACCCATGGGCACGATTCTGGTGATAAAGTTTTAAAGCTTCTGGTTGCAGAAATTTATGGGATCCTGAGAGCGACCGACATGTTTGGCAGGTGGGGAGGAGAAGAATTTATTATTCTACTGCCAGAATCAAACATTCATCAGGCCTCAACCGTAGCCGAGAGACTGCGAGGGAATTTATCGAAGATAGAAGTCAGCACCGACGATGGTGCGCTTATAAAATTTACTGTTAGCATTGGAATGACAGTTGTTGAGAATAACGATGTTTTGCTTGATGGTATAATAAAAAAAGCAGATCAAGCACTTTATCTGGCAAAAGATCAAGGCCGTAACAGGGTCGTAATACTGTGA
- a CDS encoding PAS domain S-box protein, with protein MIIELIKPLSLLLSLALLLAFVFYFFQRQSVTAKILSGILYGTMAVLAMNMPFKFTPGVIFDSRSVIVSLGGFFGGPIAAIVTAVIAAPYRYFLGGSGALAGALVVVLCAASGICWHSLQHRYNFKTRVWHLFVFGLLSHFVAMFGMLALPSDLIWDVTKNLAMPFFFIYPAVTVVLGIIIQSIYLFFERDEELVKTQKKLEKQSDVLQERVDELIRAEKQIGEDKVKLRRFESIVANSSDFMALVDKNFIYLAVNDTYARSSGKSKDELVGVRVEDVFGTKIFQTVIKPHAEKCLSGEAVYYEGWFEFENFGRRYIGVAYNPYMGEEGEIEGFTVVSRDITQRKEVEDALLASEKRFQDLVENSTDWIWEFDENEIFTYTSPRIKDLLGYTPEEILGQSAFYPMSSQESERVFNEFITFKKARKPFFSLININQHKNGEKVILESSGVPFFDNTGAFRGYRGIDRDITERTNLEEQIRQSHKMEAIGTLAGGIAHDFNNILSAILGYAEMAMYDLPDSSPAKDQIAEVLKAGNRAKDLVKHILSFSRKESMERSPVEIHLIVKEVIKLLRSTIPTTIEIKHHIDPHCGNILAEPNQIHQVLLNLCTNASQSMAEKGGVLEVGLISSQLSVNDLPAESHLKPGYYVQLSVKDNGIGIEQKYLEKIFDPYFTTKEVGKGSGMGLAVVMGIVKSHDGMITVDSKLGEGTIFNVYFPKIEEQVQGEIEDDVPIPTGSETILVVDDEESIADLTKQRAEYLGYRVFAKKSSVEALELFRSQPDAFDIVITDQTMPVLTGEHLAQRIKEIRMDIPIVLCTGYSPEIDTEQAKLAGISAFLMKPVDMREFAQTIRQVLDKDISST; from the coding sequence ATGATTATAGAATTGATAAAGCCCCTTTCTCTGCTTTTGTCTTTAGCACTGTTATTGGCATTTGTTTTTTATTTTTTTCAAAGACAGAGTGTCACTGCAAAGATTCTGTCTGGCATCCTTTACGGTACTATGGCCGTACTGGCAATGAATATGCCGTTCAAATTTACCCCTGGAGTAATTTTTGATTCCCGCTCGGTCATTGTCAGTTTAGGTGGTTTTTTTGGAGGACCAATAGCCGCCATCGTAACAGCAGTAATTGCTGCACCGTATCGATATTTTCTTGGTGGGTCTGGAGCCCTTGCCGGAGCTTTAGTTGTGGTTCTCTGTGCAGCATCCGGCATATGTTGGCACTCTCTGCAACACCGTTACAATTTTAAAACCAGAGTATGGCATCTTTTTGTTTTTGGGCTTCTCAGTCATTTTGTAGCAATGTTTGGAATGTTAGCTCTGCCAAGTGATTTGATCTGGGACGTTACAAAGAATCTAGCAATGCCGTTTTTTTTTATATACCCGGCAGTAACGGTGGTATTGGGGATCATTATTCAAAGCATCTATCTCTTTTTTGAAAGAGATGAAGAGTTAGTGAAAACCCAAAAAAAATTAGAGAAGCAAAGTGATGTTCTCCAAGAAAGAGTTGATGAACTCATTCGTGCGGAGAAGCAGATAGGTGAGGATAAAGTAAAATTACGGCGATTTGAAAGCATTGTTGCCAATTCGAGTGACTTTATGGCCCTCGTCGACAAAAATTTTATTTATCTAGCCGTTAATGATACCTATGCCAGGAGTTCTGGTAAATCAAAAGATGAGTTGGTTGGAGTAAGGGTCGAGGATGTTTTTGGTACTAAGATTTTTCAAACCGTTATTAAGCCACATGCTGAAAAATGCCTATCAGGTGAAGCAGTGTATTATGAAGGATGGTTTGAGTTTGAAAACTTTGGCAGGAGGTACATTGGTGTTGCCTATAACCCATATATGGGGGAAGAGGGGGAAATAGAAGGTTTTACTGTTGTTTCGAGAGATATTACTCAGAGAAAGGAGGTTGAAGATGCTTTATTGGCAAGTGAGAAACGCTTTCAAGATCTTGTCGAGAACTCAACAGACTGGATTTGGGAATTTGATGAAAATGAAATTTTCACCTATACGAGTCCACGTATCAAAGACCTTTTAGGATATACGCCTGAAGAAATTCTAGGGCAATCTGCTTTTTATCCCATGTCTTCTCAAGAAAGTGAAAGAGTTTTCAATGAATTCATTACGTTTAAAAAGGCAAGAAAGCCATTTTTCTCTCTAATAAATATTAACCAACATAAAAATGGTGAAAAAGTTATTTTGGAATCAAGTGGTGTGCCGTTTTTTGACAATACAGGAGCGTTTCGTGGATATCGAGGTATAGATCGAGATATTACAGAGAGAACAAATTTGGAGGAACAAATCCGCCAATCCCATAAAATGGAAGCCATCGGAACGCTTGCTGGTGGCATTGCACATGATTTTAATAATATTTTGTCAGCAATTCTGGGATATGCAGAAATGGCTATGTATGACCTACCTGATTCTAGTCCTGCAAAGGATCAGATTGCTGAAGTTTTAAAGGCTGGTAACCGTGCTAAAGATCTTGTAAAACATATTTTATCATTTAGTCGCAAGGAATCTATGGAGCGATCTCCTGTAGAAATTCATCTTATAGTAAAAGAGGTTATTAAACTTCTCCGATCAACAATCCCTACTACCATCGAAATTAAACATCATATTGATCCTCACTGCGGAAACATTCTGGCGGAGCCAAATCAAATCCACCAAGTTCTGCTGAATCTCTGTACCAATGCCTCCCAATCTATGGCTGAGAAGGGTGGTGTCTTAGAGGTCGGGCTGATTTCTTCTCAGCTTAGTGTGAATGATCTGCCAGCAGAGTCACACCTGAAACCTGGTTACTATGTGCAGCTTTCAGTCAAGGATAATGGCATAGGTATTGAGCAAAAATATCTTGAGAAAATTTTCGATCCATACTTCACGACTAAAGAGGTTGGTAAAGGGTCCGGTATGGGGTTAGCCGTAGTAATGGGAATTGTTAAGAGCCATGATGGAATGATTACGGTTGACAGCAAACTTGGTGAAGGAACGATTTTTAATGTGTATTTCCCGAAAATTGAAGAACAAGTTCAGGGAGAAATTGAAGATGACGTCCCCATTCCTACTGGTTCAGAAACAATTCTTGTTGTAGATGATGAGGAAAGCATTGCTGACTTGACTAAACAGAGGGCCGAATATCTTGGCTATCGTGTATTTGCTAAAAAAAGCAGCGTGGAAGCTCTTGAATTGTTTCGCTCTCAACCCGATGCATTCGATATCGTTATTACCGATCAGACAATGCCCGTCCTGACGGGGGAACATTTGGCACAAAGAATAAAGGAGATTAGAATGGATATCCCGATTGTTCTCTGTACCGGGTACAGTCCAGAAATAGATACGGAACAAGCCAAATTGGCTGGTATCAGTGCCTTCCTTATGAAGCCAGTTGATATGAGGGAATTTGCCCAAACGATCAGACAAGTGTTGGATAAAGATATTTCAAGCACCTGA
- a CDS encoding PAS domain-containing protein, translating to MPAPPSCDALLQKIAGLEAQNRTLSLFKASLHAARESMALLNIEGKFVAVNESFAAGLGYSREELLGMEAVKLKPKRLQAEFKQGFALIKEQGHFSLATTYLQKDGTPIACEMSATLVQFGKESVIHVVVKDATKRNGRECLQRRFENILSLSKDLIAYVDTDYIYQFVNEHFCQSQGKQQDQIIGSSIAEIVGEEPFLQIIQPQIDHCLGGNIVRYQDWITCKSSGRRFKAVTYYPDRTVHGHIQGVFAIIHDLTDSKLVQEVKDAEQALLSHVLDSIGGGVYLVSRDHAILYSNSHLEKTRGPVNNRNCYEYIFNRKAPCPWCKNSLLFSNEEPIHWLHQDNKTDRVYDVFESMVELPKGGKAKITFFHDVSTSKRAQEELLSHNMLLSALVENTTSIIYVKDLEGRYLFANKRFEELFNSFGSIAGKTDFDCFPKKDAEQFLENDKEVVATGEVCSFEETLFYEGVERTYISVKFPIVDSEGVCYAVGGITTDITIQKSIEQVLADKNEQLLSLINATPDSICFKDGKGRWLLANEANLKLFELIDVNYVGKTDAQLSRYSDFYRDAFLTCQDTDELAWKQKVLLHGIEKIPMSDGRVKIFDVIKVPLFHQDGSRKGLLVIGRDISELIDSIEEIRVKSKEVQEANIALRVLVDQQKNIVEQTGQNLLANLRHTVLPYVELLSRTDLDDISREYLQLITVHLQEITNSFVKTLGDPSIGLSPKELLVADLVKQGKSSADISRLLGLTQRTVEVYRNIIRKKLRISGKKINLQRYLNEKFS from the coding sequence ATGCCGGCCCCTCCATCCTGTGATGCACTATTACAAAAAATAGCTGGCCTGGAGGCTCAGAATCGCACACTTTCTCTCTTTAAGGCCTCCTTACATGCTGCAAGAGAAAGCATGGCACTGCTGAATATTGAAGGTAAGTTTGTTGCGGTCAATGAATCTTTTGCTGCTGGCTTGGGATACAGCCGGGAAGAGCTGCTGGGAATGGAGGCAGTAAAACTAAAGCCGAAGAGACTTCAAGCTGAATTCAAACAAGGTTTTGCCCTCATAAAAGAGCAGGGACATTTTTCTCTGGCGACAACTTATCTTCAAAAGGATGGTACGCCCATTGCTTGCGAAATGTCTGCCACCTTAGTGCAATTCGGTAAAGAATCTGTGATCCATGTAGTTGTCAAGGATGCCACAAAAAGGAACGGAAGGGAATGTCTCCAGCGCCGCTTTGAGAACATTCTTTCATTATCTAAAGATCTCATAGCCTATGTTGATACTGATTATATCTATCAGTTTGTTAATGAACATTTTTGTCAGAGTCAGGGCAAGCAGCAGGATCAAATTATCGGAAGCTCTATCGCCGAGATAGTTGGGGAGGAACCATTTTTACAAATCATTCAACCACAAATTGATCACTGTTTGGGTGGTAATATTGTTCGTTATCAGGATTGGATTACATGTAAATCTTCAGGAAGGCGTTTTAAGGCTGTTACGTATTACCCGGACCGGACTGTCCATGGACACATCCAAGGTGTCTTTGCTATTATCCACGATTTGACGGATTCTAAACTTGTCCAGGAAGTAAAAGACGCCGAACAGGCCTTGTTGTCACATGTTCTAGACAGCATAGGAGGTGGCGTATATCTGGTCAGCAGGGATCATGCCATCCTGTATAGTAATTCACATCTGGAAAAAACGCGTGGCCCCGTCAATAACCGAAATTGCTATGAATATATATTTAACCGTAAAGCCCCCTGCCCCTGGTGCAAAAATTCTCTTCTTTTTTCCAACGAAGAACCAATACACTGGTTACACCAAGATAACAAAACTGATCGAGTGTACGATGTTTTTGAGTCCATGGTTGAACTTCCAAAGGGCGGTAAGGCTAAAATTACTTTTTTTCACGACGTCAGTACGAGTAAAAGAGCGCAGGAAGAACTGCTTTCACACAACATGCTCTTATCTGCTCTTGTCGAGAACACAACCTCAATAATTTATGTCAAAGATCTAGAGGGCAGGTATCTGTTTGCCAATAAACGCTTCGAAGAGCTCTTTAACTCTTTTGGCTCAATAGCAGGAAAAACGGATTTTGATTGTTTTCCCAAAAAAGACGCAGAACAATTTTTGGAAAACGATAAGGAAGTAGTTGCTACTGGAGAGGTGTGCTCTTTTGAAGAAACATTATTTTATGAGGGTGTCGAGCGCACATATATTTCAGTTAAATTCCCCATCGTTGATAGTGAAGGTGTTTGCTATGCAGTTGGAGGAATTACTACTGATATTACCATTCAAAAATCGATTGAACAGGTATTGGCAGATAAAAACGAACAGCTACTCAGTCTGATTAACGCAACGCCCGATAGTATTTGTTTCAAGGATGGAAAAGGACGATGGCTGCTGGCCAACGAGGCAAACCTCAAGTTATTCGAACTGATAGATGTCAATTATGTGGGAAAAACCGATGCTCAGTTAAGCCGGTACAGCGATTTTTACCGTGATGCCTTTTTAACATGCCAGGATACAGATGAGCTTGCCTGGAAACAAAAAGTATTGTTACACGGCATAGAAAAAATACCAATGTCGGACGGTAGAGTGAAAATATTTGATGTTATAAAGGTACCACTCTTTCATCAGGACGGTTCACGTAAAGGGCTGCTGGTAATTGGTCGTGATATCAGCGAACTTATTGACTCTATAGAAGAAATCCGGGTAAAAAGCAAAGAAGTCCAGGAGGCCAATATTGCACTCCGTGTCCTTGTGGATCAGCAAAAAAATATTGTTGAACAGACAGGACAAAACTTGTTGGCAAATCTCAGACATACGGTGTTGCCGTACGTGGAGCTTCTCAGCCGAACAGACCTGGATGATATCAGCCGGGAATATTTGCAATTAATAACTGTTCATCTCCAGGAAATCACGAATTCTTTCGTAAAAACACTCGGTGACCCCAGTATCGGCCTCAGTCCAAAAGAGTTGTTGGTTGCAGACCTTGTAAAACAAGGGAAAAGCTCTGCTGATATCAGCAGGTTGCTTGGACTGACCCAGCGAACTGTTGAAGTGTATCGAAATATTATTAGGAAAAAGTTAAGAATCAGCGGAAAAAAAATTAACCTTCAGAGGTATTTAAATGAAAAATTCTCTTAA